A genomic segment from Gracilinanus agilis isolate LMUSP501 chromosome 1, AgileGrace, whole genome shotgun sequence encodes:
- the LOC123231102 gene encoding heat shock factor-binding protein 1-like, translated as MAETDPKTVHTLLQQMQDKFQTMSDQIIGRIDDMSSRIDDLEKNIADLMTQAGVEEIEGENKIPTIRNS; from the coding sequence ATGGCAGAGACAGACCCCAAAACTGTTCATACACTTCTCCAGCAGATGCAGGACAAATTTCAGACCATGTCAGACCAGATAATTGGCCGAATTGATGATATGAGCAGTCGCATTGATGATCTGGAGAAAAACATCGCTGACCTTATGACCCAAGCAGGGGtggaagaaatagaaggggaaaacaaaatacCAACAATACGTAATAGTTAA